In Lonchura striata isolate bLonStr1 chromosome 2, bLonStr1.mat, whole genome shotgun sequence, a single genomic region encodes these proteins:
- the TSPAN9 gene encoding tetraspanin-9 isoform X3, which yields MARGCLCCLKYMMFLFNLIFWLCGCGLLGVGIWLSVSQGNFATFSPSFPSLSAANLVIAIGTVIMVTGFLGCLGAIKENKCLLLSFFIVLLIILLAELILVILFFVYMDKVSESAKKDLKEGMKLYNSENNIGLKNAWNIIQAEMKCCGVNDYTDWYPVLGENIVPDRCCMENSQDCGRNSTESLWKTGCYEKVMSWFDDNKHVLGSIGMCVLIMQILGMAFSMTLFQQIHRTGKKYDA from the exons TTATGTGGCTGTGGTCTGCTGGGCGTGGGCATCTGGCTGTCAGTATCACAAGGGAACTTCGCCACATTTTCTCCCAGTTTTCCATCACTTTCAGCTGCCAACCTAGTCATTGCCATTGGCACAGTGATCATGGTGACCGGCTTCCTGGGCTGCCTCGGTGCTATCAAGGAAAACAAGTGCCTCCTGTTGAGC TTTTTCATCGTTTTGCTGATAATTCTCCTGGCAGAGCTGATATTAGTCATTTTATTCTTCGTTTATATGGATAAG GTCAGTGAGAGTGCAAAGAAGGATTTGAAGGAAGGTATGAAGCTATACAACTCAGAAAATAATATTGGACTGAAAAATGCATGGAATATCATTCAAGCAGAG ATGAAATGCTGTGGTGTGAATGACTATACGGATTGGTACCCAGTGCTGGGAGAAAACATTGTTCCAGACCGATGTTGTATGGAAAACTCCCAAGACTGTGGACGGAACTCTACTGAATCACTGTGGAAAACG GGATGTTATGAGAAAGTTATGAGCTGGTTTGATGACAATAAGCATGTCCTCGGTTCAATTGGGATGTGTGTCCTCATAATGCAG attCTTGGCATGGCCTTCTCCATGACACTATTTCAGCAGATTCACAGGACTGGCAAAAAATATGATGCCTAA